Proteins encoded by one window of Haematobia irritans isolate KBUSLIRL chromosome 2, ASM5000362v1, whole genome shotgun sequence:
- the Gmd gene encoding GDP-mannose 4,6 dehydratase, with protein sequence MSENQTNNALSNSTHSTETFDNNEELNDGKDTRQPVALLTGITGQDGSYLAEFLLKKGYEVHGIIRRASTFNTSRIEHLYADPKAHKGGSMKLHYGDMTDSSSLVKIINTVKPQEIYNLAAQSHVKVSFDLSEYTAEVDAVGTLRILDAIRTCGMEKQVRFYQASTSELYGKVVETPQNEQTPFYPRSPYACAKMYGYWIVVNYREAYNMFACNGILFNHESPRRGENFVTRKITRSVAKIYLNQLEYFELGNLDSKRDWGHAADYVEAMWMMLQRDTPSDYVIATGETHSVREFVEAAFRYIGRQIIWQGEGVNEVGIEQDSGIVRLRINPKYFRPTEVDLLLGDASKAKRELNWSPKVTFMELVNDMMAADIALMKKNPIA encoded by the exons atgagTGAAAATCAAACTAACAATGCTCTAAGCAACTCGACACattccactgagaccttcgacaATAACGAGGAGCTAAATGATGGGAAAGATACAAGGCAACCCGTTGCTTTGCTTACCGGCATCACAGGACAG GACGGCTCATATTTAGCTGAGTTTTTATTGAAGAAAGGCTACGAAGTCCATGGAATTATTAGACGTGCCAGTACCTTTAATACATCTCGCATTGAACATTTATATGCTGATCCAAAGGCGCATAAGGGTGGTTCCATGAAACTACACTACGGTGATATGACGGATAGCAGTAGTTTggtgaaaataataaataccGTAAAACCTCAGGAAATTTACAATTTGGCAGCACAGTCCCATGTTAAGGTCTCGTTTGACTTGAGTGAATATACGGCGGAAGTTGATGCAGTTGGCACACTACGTATATTGGACGCAATTCGAACATGTGGCATGGAGAAACAAGTGCGTTTCTATCAGGCATCGACATCAGAGCTATATGGTAAAGTGGTAGAAACGCCCCAAAATGAACAAACACCATTTTATCCACGATCACCTTATG CTTGTGCAAAAATGTATGGCTACTGGATTGTAGTTAATTATCGGGAAGCCTACAACATGTTCGCCTGTAATGGTATTCTTTTCAATCATGAATCACCGCGACGAggagaaaactttgtaacacgTAAAATTACACGTTCGGTGGCAAAAATCTACCTCAACCAATTAGAATATTTCGAATTGGGTAATCTGGACTCCAAACGTGATTGGGGACATGCAGCTGATTATGTAGAAGCCATGTGGATGATGCTCCAACGTGATACCCCCTCGGATTATGTTATAGCCACCGGTGAAACACACAGTGTTCGTGAATTTGTAGAAGCAGCCTTTCGTTACATTGGTCGCCAAATAATATGGCAGGGCGAAGGTGTCAACGAGGTTGGCATTGAACAGGATAGTGGTATAGTGCGTTTACGCATTAATCCCAAATATTTTCGACCCACCGAAGTAGATCTGCTATTGGGTGATGCCTCAAAGGCCAAACGTGAATTGAATTGGTCACCTAAAGTGACATTTATGGAATTGGTCAATGATATGATGGCTGCTGATATAGCATTAATGAAAAAGAATCCAATTGCCTAG
- the mRpL28 gene encoding mitochondrial ribosomal protein L28, translated as MSYATKQGPQLLNGFKRLTRFDKGLGAQLPEAYKKFWREWKMTKPAAVHYIPKEGEWERDEVTGEIKPIQNIPLPLIDPPESHNGIWGGEAVIKGFQKRQRLSRRVPHFWVPVLKRSVVHSQVLNEYMSVVVTDRTIQKIHECHGFDHYLLKNPACDLRSALALALKRKILQELLNGCPSLASQPSERERILKEYKCYLEAYTPEEIEWYGYTYEEALKKMDAQIREENKPVPHKVQFRMKLIEQLKQAGISEAGAVESSDKTSTKSSSDGDADIEALTKLESSSSSSTSSNWLSKINPFGKKQET; from the exons ATGTCTTATGCCACAAAACAG GGCCCTCAACTGCTAAATGGCTTCAAACGACTGACTCGCTTTGATAAAGGCTTAGGAGCACAATTGCCCGAGGCATACAAGAAATTCTGGCGAGAATGGAAAATGACAAAACCGGCTGCAGTTCATTACATACCAAAAGAGGGTGAATGGGAACGTGATGAAGTTACCGGTGAAATTAAACCCATACAAAATATACCTTTGCCTTTGATCGACCCACCAGAGAGTCACAATGGCATTTGGGGTGGTGAAGCAGTTATCAAAGGATTCCAAAAACGTCAACGTCTGTCTCGTCGTGTGCCACATTTCTGGGTGCCAGTATTGAAACGTTCCGTTGTACACAGTCAG GTCCTGAATGAATACATGTCAGTAGTGGTAACCGATCGAACAATTCAGAAAATCCACGAGTGTCACGGCTTCGATCATTACTTGTTGAAG AATCCAGCTTGTGATTTAAGATCTGCTTTGGCCCTTGCCCTAAAGCGTAAAATTCTTCAAGAACTATTAAATGGTTGTCCCTCATTGGCATCACAACCAAGTGAACGTGAACGCATTCTTAAAGAATACAAATGTTATTTAGAGGCT TACACTCCCGAAGAAATTGAATGGTATGGCTATACATATGAAGAAGCTCTTAAGAAAATGGATGCTCAAATCCGTGAAGAAAATAAACCTGTACCTCATAAAGTTCAATTCCGTATGAAATTGATTGAGCAACTGAAACAAGCTGGTATAAGCGAAGCGGGTGCGGTGGAATCATCCGATAAAACCTCAACAAAGAGTTCTTCCGACGGTGATGCGGACATTGAAGCTCTaacaaaatt GGAATCATCTTCGTCGAGCTCAACATCATCAAATTGGTTATCGAAAATCAATCCATTCGGAAAGAAACAAGAAACATAA